Genomic window (Synechococcus sp. LA31):
ATGAGCGCCATTGATCTGCGGGAGTTGGTGCGGGACATCCCCGATTTCCCCAAACCGGGCATCCTGTTTCGCGACATCACACCGCTGATGCGCAGCCCCCTGGCCTGGCAGGAAGTGATGCGTCAGATGGGGGCTGTCTGCGACCAGCTCGCACCCGATCTGATCGTGGGGATCGAGTCGCGGGGTTTCATCGTGGGTACCGCCCTGGCCACGGCCTGCAATATCGGCTTCAGCCCCGTGCGCAAGCCAGGCAAACTCCCCGGTGAGGTGATCGGGGTGGATTACACCCTCGAATACGGCAGCGACCGCCTCGAAATCATTCCCGACGGTTTTGAGCATCGCCCCCGGGTGCTGATCGTGGACGACCTGCTGGCGACCGGCGGCACCGCAGGGGCCTGCGCCGAACTGGTGCAGCAGGTGGGCGGCGAGCTGTGTGGCTTCGCCTTCATCGTGGAACTGGCAGATCTCGGCGGCAAGGCCAAGCTGCCCGAATCAGCGCCGGTGGAATCCCTGCTTGTGTACTGACCCTGCTGGTCAGCCAACTACTCCTGCAGGGTCTGCCAGCTGAGCACCTGGTCGAGCTGCTCCAGGCTGATCAGCCCGAAACGCCAAAGCACCACGGGCAAGGGCGCCTGCTCCTGATCGGATTGCTTGAGCCCCAGCTGCAGCGCGTTGTCGCTCAGCCCCAGCTCCTGACGCAGATAACGCAACAGAGCAGGGCTGGGCGGCGGCTGTGGCGAGCTGCTGATCACCATGACGCCATGGTGATCAACGCCAGCGCAGCCGGCAAGGGCCATCACTCATGGCACTGAGGCTGAGCCTGCGCAGCCAGGCCGCACGCGCTAGGAGCGTCATCGCCACGGCGCGTAGCGGTAGCAGCAGCGGGGAGCGGTTCGAGAACAAGCGCACTAGGGCGTCGGTGGCCAGCAGCACCAAAGCCACATCCAGGCAGCGATCGCGGGCATAGCGGGCCGGCAGATGCCTTAGCCGTAAACGGCCGGCCTTCACCTGTGCGGCCAACCT
Coding sequences:
- a CDS encoding adenine phosphoribosyltransferase, translating into MSAIDLRELVRDIPDFPKPGILFRDITPLMRSPLAWQEVMRQMGAVCDQLAPDLIVGIESRGFIVGTALATACNIGFSPVRKPGKLPGEVIGVDYTLEYGSDRLEIIPDGFEHRPRVLIVDDLLATGGTAGACAELVQQVGGELCGFAFIVELADLGGKAKLPESAPVESLLVY
- a CDS encoding DUF2949 domain-containing protein; the protein is MVISSSPQPPPSPALLRYLRQELGLSDNALQLGLKQSDQEQAPLPVVLWRFGLISLEQLDQVLSWQTLQE